A DNA window from Pseudomonadota bacterium contains the following coding sequences:
- a CDS encoding S41 family peptidase, protein MRTPSAMRRPRPMGALVATLVAAMLLLLPAAPAAAGPERVHEVVAVTQRLFYYDIPPTAYLKARRAAADAAGEMSAGAVVSDFGARELEAAVAAIVARHPEQAEAIVTASIRGFVEGLNDPYTTWLSAQDKAMLEAQQSGKAFTGIGIEVAPDPRGLRVVASLEGSPARGAGLRPGDRIAAVNGTSLVGMGLYRASDLLLGPLGSAVSLSVERDGAQRSIRLERASLVIPPVRAGIVERGGLPVGYVRIAIFGPQTGEQTKAALQRLAAQNPRGWIIDLRDNPGGTLSAALDIAGLFAPGQVLLRVSKRGGAEEARQAPGVAARVTKPVVVLINGGTASSSEVLAGALRDLGIATLLGGQSFGKGVIQSMVPLHGGGALRLTTARYRTPAGHDIHGQGLAPDVEAKSEGDALVGRALALIKDRLR, encoded by the coding sequence ATGCGAACGCCATCTGCCATGCGTCGACCACGGCCGATGGGGGCCCTGGTGGCCACCCTGGTGGCAGCGATGCTGCTGCTGTTGCCTGCAGCACCGGCGGCGGCGGGGCCTGAGCGTGTCCATGAAGTGGTGGCGGTCACCCAGCGCCTCTTCTACTACGACATCCCTCCCACGGCGTATCTGAAGGCGCGGCGGGCCGCGGCCGACGCCGCGGGAGAGATGTCGGCCGGCGCGGTGGTGTCCGATTTCGGCGCGCGCGAGCTCGAGGCCGCCGTGGCCGCCATCGTTGCGCGTCATCCGGAACAAGCCGAAGCCATCGTCACCGCCTCGATACGTGGCTTTGTCGAGGGTTTGAACGACCCGTACACCACGTGGCTGAGCGCGCAAGACAAAGCCATGCTCGAGGCCCAGCAGTCGGGCAAGGCGTTCACCGGAATCGGTATCGAGGTCGCGCCCGACCCGCGGGGGCTGCGCGTTGTGGCCTCACTTGAAGGATCGCCCGCACGCGGGGCGGGCCTGCGCCCGGGTGATCGCATCGCTGCCGTGAACGGCACCTCTCTCGTGGGAATGGGGCTCTATCGCGCGTCAGATCTGCTGCTCGGGCCGCTGGGCAGTGCCGTCTCCCTCTCTGTCGAGCGCGATGGCGCGCAACGGTCGATTCGCCTCGAGCGCGCTAGCCTCGTCATCCCTCCCGTGCGGGCGGGCATCGTCGAACGCGGCGGGTTACCCGTCGGCTATGTGCGCATCGCCATCTTCGGCCCGCAGACCGGCGAGCAGACCAAGGCCGCGCTGCAGCGCCTGGCGGCACAGAACCCCCGAGGCTGGATCATCGACCTGCGCGACAACCCCGGCGGTACCCTCTCGGCGGCCCTCGACATCGCTGGGCTGTTCGCACCAGGCCAGGTTCTGCTACGCGTGTCGAAGCGTGGCGGAGCCGAGGAGGCTCGCCAGGCGCCCGGCGTTGCGGCGCGCGTGACGAAACCGGTGGTGGTGCTCATCAACGGAGGAACCGCCAGCAGCAGCGAGGTGCTTGCGGGCGCGTTGCGCGACCTCGGCATCGCGACCCTTCTGGGCGGGCAATCGTTTGGAAAGGGCGTGATACAGTCGATGGTTCCCCTGCACGGAGGGGGCGCGCTACGGCTCACCACCGCGCGCTACCGCACCCCCGCAGGTCACGACATCCATGGCCAGGGGCTTGCGCCGGACGTTGAAGCAAAAAGCGAGGGCGACGCCCTCGTGGGGCGCGCCCTCGCCTTGATCAAAGACCGTCTTCGCTGA